From the Synechococcus sp. KORDI-49 genome, the window ATCAGGCACTTCTCGCCATCAGATGAGTCTGATGAATCAACTGACGGGCATACAAGCGACCGGCACGATGAGCATCAGCCAGAGATCGATAGTTACCGACAAAGTCATAATCAGAGCCATTACTTGTTGCGGCAACCGCATAAAGACCGGTTGAAATCTTCCTGACCGTCCAGCTCAGGTGACAGGCTGGAGCTTGTGCACGGGACTTCACGACCACCCTCGACATCGAATCCCAGCAAGCTAGGGGCAATCACGAATCACGACTGCAACCCTTATTAGTTCGCAAATAAGTATTTACAGACAGGCGCAATGAGCGCCGCAACAGAATCTCTCCCCTGGCAACGCTAGGCAATCTCTCCTAGGTACTTCGCCACACTTCACAGATGACTTTTGAAATTTCATTACCGGTGATAAATCACATCATCACGGCAAATCAACAGCATCATGGCTGAACCCAATGGCAGCTCCGGCACCGCACCCCTCAGCGAACGCTGGGCAGCGGTCGACGACTACTTCGTCTGCATCACCGAGTGCAGCCTGGATGACGGCACCTGCGTCACGCGCTGCATGGAAACCCACCTGAAGCAGGACGGAGCCAGCGGCGCCTCGTGACGACGCTAATGAGAATCACTTGCAATTTTCTCCGGACTCGGATTGAATTGCGAAACATTCTCAGCAAGCGCCCATGATCCGCGTCTTCGGGCATCGCGACACCCTGCTCGCCTCGCTCGTCGCCCACTGGGCGAACGAGCGCCTTGGCATCACCAGAGCTGCGTCAGGCTCACCGGCTGGAATTTCTCCACGGCGATGGTCCAGGCCCGCGGGCTCATCCCCTGCAGGCCCTTCCTGAACGCCTCCGCGTCGCCACTGTTCAGCCAGGCCGCCTTGAGCACCGGCAGATCCTCCGGCAGCCGCTCCATCGGCAGCTCCACCAGCAGCAGACTCTCCGCCGCCGCCGCCCGCTTCAGCAGCCCCTCGTCGCTGCGCTGCCAGACCCGCAGCAGCAGCTCAAGCACCAGGGCCCGCCCCAGTTCGTCCGGCGCCTCCCCCTCCGCCGCCACCTCTTTCTGGGATCGTCCGGCCAGCGGCAACGCTCGCCGCCCTTCCTGCTCGATCAGGGCCAGCGCCACGAGGTAAGGAGTGTCGGCCACGGATCATGCGCGAAACCACACCATCCTCCCCGCGAGCCAGTTCAGTACACCTGTACTATCAAGCAGGTCGCGTCGTCCGCTGTGGAGTTCCACCAACCTCCGCTTCCCCTGCAGCCCAGGCGGGCGCGACTGAGTCTGCCGCTGGCCGGCGAGCGGGTGGCGGCCGGCTTCCCCTCCCCGGCCGACGACTACGTGGAGGTGGGAATTGACCTCAATGAGCAGCTGATCCGCCACCCCACCAGCACCTTTTTCCTGCGGGTCAGCGGCGAGTCGATGACGGGCGCCGGCATTCACGACGGTGATCTGCTGGTGGTGGATCGCAGCCTCGACCCTCGCCCGGGCCGGGTGGTCGTCGCCGTGCTGGACGGTGCATTCACCCTCAAACGACTGGTGCGCCACCGCGGTCGCCTGCGACTCGAGGCAGCCCATCCGAACTATCCGCCCCTGGAACTGCACCGCTGCGGCGAGGTGCAGATCTGGGGTGTGGCGGTTCACGTGATCCATCCGCTCTGAACCACGCCATGCCCTCGGCCACCGCCCTGATCGACGGCAACAACTTCTATGCCTCCTGCGAGCAGAGCCTTGATCCCGCCCTGATCGGTCGACCGGTGGTG encodes:
- a CDS encoding LexA family transcriptional regulator; this encodes MEFHQPPLPLQPRRARLSLPLAGERVAAGFPSPADDYVEVGIDLNEQLIRHPTSTFFLRVSGESMTGAGIHDGDLLVVDRSLDPRPGRVVVAVLDGAFTLKRLVRHRGRLRLEAAHPNYPPLELHRCGEVQIWGVAVHVIHPL